One window of the Thermodesulfomicrobium sp. WS genome contains the following:
- a CDS encoding CbiX/SirB N-terminal domain-containing protein, whose product MRAWIVLAHGSREPRARESFAQLVARLQAMDPEVRVVPAYFSLGEPDLPTQVAALATAGVRQIHILPLFLLDGVHLRRDIPALVAELAQRWPAVEVRLESGLHDDPGLMELLARRLRCAADAAA is encoded by the coding sequence GTGCGAGCATGGATTGTCTTGGCCCATGGCAGCCGCGAGCCCCGGGCGCGTGAGTCGTTTGCGCAGCTCGTGGCCCGGCTGCAGGCGATGGATCCGGAGGTCAGGGTCGTTCCTGCATATTTTTCTCTTGGTGAGCCGGATCTGCCCACCCAGGTGGCGGCCTTGGCTACCGCTGGTGTGCGGCAGATCCACATCTTGCCGCTCTTTCTTTTGGACGGCGTGCATCTGCGCCGCGATATCCCTGCCTTGGTGGCGGAGCTTGCCCAGCGCTGGCCTGCGGTGGAAGTGCGCTTGGAGTCGGGTCTGCATGATGACCCGGGCCTCATGGAACTCCTTGCCCGCCGTCTGCGCTGCGCCGCGGATGCCGCTGCCTGA
- a CDS encoding ATP-binding protein, with the protein MSADSCQLLRLALDSLPYVIGVVDGDHRILFYNAAGMRLLGESDPSRVLGRRCFELIGNSTPCADCPVEAALASEEPVRLTRFEPVLGRHFHCEAIPVIDADGRTLVVEVLREIPRAGSMGEDCHQPGDCLECTRPCRMREQLAQMEGRFRTLVESMPLSVMQFDAQGVVRFVNRWHLTRFAGGLPASHFLGRRIDELEGIRSAGVGGKILQVLSGQAVELLDVRVPRFASGRSGYQSMWAVPFVRGGRTEGGILIRQDVSARVRIQQEFLQSEERLALALDAVEDGLWDWNLVTNEAYFSPRYYTMLGYQPGEFPATYDTWKRLLHPEDLAPTQHRIETAIAAGQGFRVEFRCRTKDGQWKWIEGRGRVVEFDDGRPVRAVGTHTDMTERMQARRALLEARDAAEAANRVKSEFLANMSHEIRTPLNGMMGMLQLLLMTDLSDEQAEYVRTGMESCQRLTQLLSDILDLSRMEAGGFSLHRAPFDLHQAVDDVCRLFAFSARMKGITLHWHVDSAVPRHVEGDGVRLQQILSNLVGNAVKFTPHGEVRVEVRRLPVPLGDAERVYFSVQDTGVGIAPEVLPRLFAPFSQADGSMTRRFQGAGLGLAIVKELIRRMQGVLSVESEPGEGTTVHFVLPLRPVERAVDVDAVPPLPCCASGRVLVVEDDPINRMAATQLLSRLGYEVLTAATGADGVAVEAAESVDVVLLDIQLPDIDGVEVVRRIRARHADGGPRVVALTAFAMPGDSERFVTAGMDAYLAKPVDFQTLATTLARVLGRE; encoded by the coding sequence ATGAGTGCCGATTCCTGCCAGCTCTTGCGCCTGGCTCTCGATAGCTTGCCGTATGTGATCGGGGTCGTGGACGGTGACCACCGTATTCTTTTTTACAACGCCGCGGGCATGCGCCTGCTTGGGGAGTCGGACCCGTCTCGGGTTTTGGGTCGGCGCTGCTTTGAACTCATTGGCAACAGCACCCCGTGCGCCGATTGTCCGGTGGAGGCGGCGCTTGCCTCTGAAGAGCCCGTGCGCCTCACGCGCTTCGAGCCGGTCTTGGGGCGGCATTTCCATTGCGAGGCGATCCCCGTCATCGATGCCGATGGCCGCACCCTGGTGGTGGAGGTGTTGCGGGAGATCCCGCGCGCAGGAAGCATGGGCGAGGACTGCCATCAGCCTGGCGATTGCCTTGAGTGCACCCGTCCCTGCCGGATGCGGGAACAGCTTGCCCAGATGGAGGGCCGTTTCCGCACCCTGGTGGAATCCATGCCCCTTTCCGTGATGCAGTTCGATGCCCAGGGTGTGGTGCGTTTTGTCAACCGCTGGCATCTGACCCGCTTTGCCGGTGGGCTGCCGGCGTCCCACTTTCTGGGCCGGCGTATCGACGAGCTCGAAGGTATCCGATCCGCAGGGGTGGGGGGAAAGATCTTGCAGGTCCTCTCCGGCCAGGCGGTGGAGCTTCTGGATGTGCGGGTGCCGCGGTTCGCTTCCGGCCGCTCCGGTTACCAGAGCATGTGGGCTGTGCCATTCGTGCGTGGGGGGCGCACGGAGGGCGGTATCCTCATCCGTCAGGATGTCAGCGCTCGGGTTCGCATACAGCAAGAGTTCTTGCAGAGCGAAGAGCGTCTCGCCTTGGCGTTGGATGCCGTGGAAGATGGCCTGTGGGACTGGAACTTAGTAACCAACGAGGCCTATTTCAGCCCTCGCTACTACACCATGCTCGGCTATCAGCCGGGAGAGTTTCCCGCCACCTACGATACCTGGAAGCGATTGCTGCACCCAGAAGACTTGGCGCCCACCCAGCACCGCATCGAGACCGCCATTGCCGCAGGCCAAGGTTTTCGGGTGGAGTTCCGCTGCCGTACCAAGGACGGGCAGTGGAAGTGGATCGAAGGCCGTGGCCGAGTAGTAGAGTTTGACGACGGCCGGCCTGTGCGCGCTGTGGGCACGCATACGGATATGACCGAGCGTATGCAGGCGCGCCGCGCCCTTCTGGAGGCCCGCGACGCTGCCGAGGCCGCCAATCGTGTCAAGAGCGAGTTTCTTGCCAACATGAGCCATGAGATCCGCACCCCCCTCAACGGCATGATGGGCATGCTCCAGCTCCTGCTCATGACCGATCTTTCCGACGAACAGGCCGAATATGTGCGCACGGGTATGGAGTCCTGCCAGCGTCTTACCCAACTCCTCTCCGACATCCTTGATCTCTCGCGCATGGAGGCCGGTGGTTTTTCTTTGCACCGCGCGCCCTTCGATCTGCATCAGGCCGTGGACGACGTTTGCCGACTCTTTGCGTTTAGCGCCCGCATGAAGGGCATCACCCTGCACTGGCATGTGGATTCGGCTGTGCCCCGCCACGTAGAAGGTGACGGCGTACGGCTCCAGCAGATCCTCTCGAATTTGGTGGGCAATGCGGTCAAATTCACCCCTCACGGTGAGGTCCGGGTGGAGGTGCGACGCTTGCCGGTGCCTTTGGGGGATGCGGAGCGCGTTTATTTTTCGGTGCAGGACACAGGGGTCGGCATTGCACCCGAGGTGCTGCCGCGGCTCTTTGCTCCCTTTTCCCAGGCCGATGGATCCATGACCCGGCGCTTTCAGGGGGCAGGGCTCGGGCTTGCTATCGTCAAAGAACTTATCCGCCGCATGCAGGGAGTCCTCAGTGTGGAGAGCGAGCCTGGCGAGGGGACGACCGTGCATTTCGTGCTCCCACTGCGGCCGGTGGAGCGTGCGGTGGATGTCGATGCCGTTCCGCCGTTGCCGTGCTGCGCCTCAGGCCGGGTGCTCGTGGTGGAAGACGACCCCATCAACCGTATGGCGGCGACCCAGCTTTTGTCCCGCTTAGGGTATGAGGTGCTTACTGCCGCCACAGGCGCCGATGGCGTGGCGGTGGAGGCCGCTGAGTCCGTGGACGTGGTGCTTTTAGACATCCAACTGCCGGACATAGATGGTGTGGAAGTGGTTCGCCGTATCCGCGCCCGCCACGCTGATGGAGGGCCGCGCGTGGTGGCCCTTACGGCCTTTGCCATGCCTGGGGATAGCGAGCGTTTCGTGACCGCAGGCATGGATGCTTATCTGGCCAAACCTGTGGATTTCCAGACCTTGGCAACCACTTTAGCCCGGGTCCTGGGGCGGGAATAA
- a CDS encoding HD domain-containing phosphohydrolase translates to MHADEEPLVFAAEGPGDEGPLGPPWKVLVVDDDEFVHRITELALHGYRFQGRGLVFLHAQSAAAARGLLSQHPDIAVIFLDVVMETEQAGLDLVRYVRDELGNSRVRIILRTGQPGRAPERAVVLDYDINDYKHKAELSELKLMTSLTAALRAYEQMQTLALARDGMAALALGTSRMLALRTEAQFAAAALDTVQSVAEAAACRACTVVGHVGAWGVEPIATSEGVTQTWLEQANVRLAACSGSFAVDGAWFVARFGEANMAVVAEFSAAVSPVVGQVLDTLALQLALALDNVLLHREVTETQGEIIATLGEVVETRSKETAYHVRSVAECAALLAAKAGLGEEVVELVRRAAPLHDVGKIGIPDAILLKPGRLSPEEFAVIQGHTTIGHAILAKSSRRLLRAASIIALEHHERWDGKGYPQGLAGESIHIFGRLTALADVFDALLSPRMYKPAWSLAQTLEYFAEQRGRQFDPYLVDLLLDDVPAFCALRARLQDGL, encoded by the coding sequence ATGCATGCCGATGAAGAACCACTAGTGTTCGCTGCCGAAGGGCCAGGGGATGAGGGCCCCCTGGGTCCGCCGTGGAAGGTCTTGGTGGTGGACGACGACGAATTTGTGCATCGCATTACTGAGCTTGCCTTGCATGGATACCGGTTTCAAGGACGGGGACTGGTATTTCTGCACGCCCAAAGCGCGGCCGCAGCCCGGGGCCTGCTTTCGCAGCATCCGGACATTGCGGTCATTTTTTTGGACGTGGTCATGGAGACCGAGCAAGCCGGGCTTGATCTTGTGCGCTACGTGCGCGACGAGCTGGGCAATTCCCGGGTGCGCATCATCCTGCGCACCGGTCAGCCTGGTCGAGCCCCGGAGCGCGCCGTGGTCCTCGACTACGATATCAACGACTACAAGCACAAAGCGGAGCTCAGTGAGCTCAAACTCATGACCTCACTCACTGCGGCCTTGCGCGCCTATGAGCAGATGCAGACCCTGGCATTGGCTCGGGATGGCATGGCTGCCTTAGCCCTGGGCACGAGCCGTATGCTTGCCCTGCGTACCGAGGCGCAATTTGCCGCTGCAGCCTTGGATACGGTGCAGAGCGTGGCCGAGGCCGCGGCCTGTCGGGCGTGTACGGTGGTGGGGCACGTTGGGGCATGGGGAGTGGAGCCGATCGCGACGAGCGAAGGAGTAACGCAGACATGGCTGGAGCAGGCGAACGTCCGCCTCGCTGCGTGCTCTGGTTCCTTTGCCGTGGACGGTGCGTGGTTCGTGGCCCGGTTTGGGGAGGCGAACATGGCCGTGGTGGCGGAGTTTTCCGCCGCGGTCTCCCCGGTGGTGGGTCAGGTTTTGGATACCCTTGCCCTGCAGCTTGCCCTGGCCTTGGACAACGTGTTGTTGCACCGTGAAGTCACCGAGACCCAGGGGGAAATCATCGCCACCTTGGGGGAGGTCGTGGAGACCCGCTCCAAGGAGACTGCCTATCATGTGCGCTCGGTGGCGGAATGCGCGGCGCTTTTGGCGGCCAAGGCCGGTCTTGGCGAGGAAGTGGTGGAGCTGGTGCGCCGGGCAGCCCCGCTCCATGACGTGGGCAAGATCGGCATCCCCGATGCCATCCTGCTCAAACCCGGCCGGCTGTCGCCGGAGGAGTTTGCCGTCATCCAAGGCCATACCACCATCGGTCATGCCATTTTGGCCAAGTCGTCACGCCGCCTTTTGCGCGCGGCATCCATCATCGCCTTGGAGCACCACGAACGCTGGGATGGTAAGGGCTATCCGCAGGGTCTGGCGGGAGAGTCCATCCACATCTTCGGTCGGCTCACGGCCCTGGCCGATGTTTTCGACGCCTTGCTCAGTCCGCGGATGTACAAACCCGCCTGGTCATTGGCGCAGACGTTGGAGTATTTCGCCGAGCAGCGCGGCCGCCAGTTCGATCCGTATCTGGTGGACCTGCTTTTGGACGATGTGCCGGCGTTTTGCGCCCTGCGCGCGCGTCTTCAGGATGGTCTGTAA